The Chitinophagales bacterium genome contains a region encoding:
- a CDS encoding sensor histidine kinase, translating into MDNTESFKISAALKDLIGKELITDEFVAVFELVKNSFDANATKVEVIFEDNYNPDNAKIIIQDNGKGMNYDDLKNKWLFVAYSAKRLGKENEDYRDKIKTQRVFAGAKGVGRFSCDRLGKHLNLITIKDEPNPKIENLIVHWEDFENADEEEFVNIKVTHNELKDTPYKIKSGTVLEITGLRDNWDRERILKLKKSLAKLINPNQGNDSEKFDIEIIAKEEVNIDKTPNKKGKSRDDWDIVNGTIRNTIFETLEIKTSNILVQISSDGNFIETTLQDRGDPIYFLKEKNPHSDLKNISVYLFQLNRTAKSNFTRTMGMEPVKFGSVFMYKNGFRVYPYGEPGEDLLLIDNRKQQGYNRFLGTRDLIGRIEINGEQPELKETTSRDGGLVKTPTYYNLVEFFYDYVLKRLENYVVNVIQWGDEKVNKETGEIRPELWAKDVKIQILELISGFINSKNVIDIQYDKDFLEIIESKQEKSVDKIVKNIAKVAANSDNPELVKEAKKIEKAVKEIKADAQKDREEKEKAVTLQKETEQKLDVVTSQKNFLQSEISDDTKNLESILHHIGLTTSLLKTDIENLVKAVNKDASKDELQTIIKRISQQNEKITSFSKYFKKVNFNIHSNKLNADLVSFINEYLTNVYKQRDDLRINRELLNIEIDTPKGLELNLKFNPIDVVIVLDNLISNSSKHGASKVVLNWSKSGNTIQLSFKDNGAGIKDNILDNIFDFGFTTSRRGTGIGLYHVKEIIEKLKGTITVNNKVDKGVEFIISLKN; encoded by the coding sequence ATGGATAATACTGAATCATTCAAAATAAGTGCAGCATTAAAAGACCTCATTGGTAAAGAATTGATTACTGATGAGTTTGTTGCTGTTTTTGAATTGGTTAAAAACTCCTTTGATGCAAATGCAACAAAAGTTGAAGTCATTTTTGAAGACAATTACAACCCGGACAATGCCAAAATCATAATCCAAGATAATGGCAAAGGAATGAACTATGACGACCTTAAAAACAAGTGGTTGTTCGTAGCCTATTCAGCCAAACGTTTGGGAAAAGAAAATGAAGATTACCGAGATAAAATAAAAACACAACGGGTATTTGCCGGAGCAAAAGGTGTTGGTCGCTTTTCCTGCGATAGATTGGGGAAGCATCTGAACTTAATCACGATAAAAGACGAACCCAATCCTAAAATTGAAAATCTTATAGTGCATTGGGAAGATTTTGAAAATGCTGATGAAGAAGAGTTTGTAAATATCAAGGTTACCCACAACGAACTAAAAGACACTCCATATAAAATTAAAAGTGGTACAGTTCTCGAAATTACTGGATTAAGAGATAATTGGGATAGGGAAAGAATTTTAAAATTAAAAAAGTCATTAGCTAAACTCATCAATCCAAATCAGGGAAATGACAGCGAAAAATTTGATATTGAGATTATTGCCAAAGAAGAAGTTAATATTGACAAAACACCAAATAAAAAAGGAAAATCAAGAGATGATTGGGATATTGTCAACGGAACGATAAGAAATACCATTTTTGAAACGCTTGAAATAAAAACCTCCAATATACTTGTCCAGATAAGTTCTGACGGCAACTTTATAGAAACAACCTTACAAGATAGAGGCGACCCCATATATTTTCTAAAAGAAAAAAATCCGCATTCCGACTTAAAAAATATTTCGGTTTACCTTTTTCAACTTAATAGAACCGCAAAATCCAACTTTACCCGAACAATGGGAATGGAGCCTGTAAAATTTGGTTCTGTTTTTATGTATAAAAATGGGTTTAGAGTATACCCGTATGGAGAACCGGGAGAAGATTTACTTTTAATAGATAACCGGAAACAACAAGGTTATAACCGTTTTCTTGGAACTCGTGATTTGATTGGTAGAATTGAAATCAACGGAGAACAGCCCGAATTGAAAGAAACCACCAGTAGAGATGGAGGTTTGGTTAAAACTCCCACTTATTACAATTTAGTAGAATTTTTCTATGATTATGTTCTAAAAAGATTGGAAAATTATGTGGTCAATGTTATTCAATGGGGAGATGAAAAAGTTAATAAAGAAACCGGAGAAATACGACCAGAGTTATGGGCAAAAGACGTTAAAATCCAAATTTTGGAACTCATTTCCGGCTTTATCAATTCCAAAAATGTCATTGATATTCAGTACGACAAAGATTTTCTTGAAATCATTGAAAGCAAACAAGAAAAAAGTGTTGACAAGATTGTAAAAAACATAGCCAAAGTAGCCGCTAACTCTGATAACCCTGAATTGGTAAAAGAAGCTAAAAAGATTGAAAAAGCAGTAAAAGAAATAAAAGCGGATGCCCAAAAAGACCGAGAAGAAAAAGAAAAAGCCGTAACCCTACAAAAGGAAACCGAGCAAAAATTAGATGTTGTTACCAGCCAAAAAAACTTTTTACAATCGGAAATTAGTGACGACACCAAAAATTTAGAAAGTATTTTACATCACATTGGTTTAACAACAAGTTTGCTCAAAACAGATATTGAAAACCTTGTAAAAGCGGTAAACAAGGATGCTTCAAAAGATGAGCTACAAACAATTATTAAACGAATTAGTCAGCAAAACGAGAAAATCACATCATTTTCAAAGTATTTCAAAAAAGTCAATTTCAATATACATTCCAATAAATTAAATGCAGACCTTGTTTCTTTCATCAACGAATATCTTACCAATGTTTACAAGCAAAGAGACGATTTACGCATCAATCGTGAATTGCTAAATATTGAAATAGACACACCAAAAGGGTTGGAACTCAATCTTAAATTCAATCCTATTGATGTTGTAATTGTATTGGATAATTTAATCAGCAATTCATCTAAGCACGGAGCATCAAAAGTTGTATTAAATTGGAGTAAATCAGGCAATACTATTCAATTATCTTTTAAAGATAACGGAGCAGGAATCAAAGACAACATTCTTGATAACATTTTTGATTTTGGCTTTACTACATCAAGACGAGGAACAGGAATTGGCTTGTATCACGTAAAAGAAATTATTGAGAAACTGAAAGGAACAATAACGGTCAATAATAAAGTAGATAAGGGAGTTGAGTTTATCATTTCCTTGAAAAATTGA
- the rpiB gene encoding ribose 5-phosphate isomerase B has protein sequence MKIIIGSDHAGFELKEQLIKYLNDLEVEVIDKGTHSTKSVNYPDYAHAVATAIEKGEATTGILICGSANGVCMTANKHKKIRAAIAWNPEIAALAKQHNNANILCLPARFTSANKAKTIVSAFLDTEFEGGRHQKRVDLI, from the coding sequence ATGAAAATAATAATAGGCAGCGACCACGCTGGATTTGAACTAAAAGAACAACTTATTAAATACCTAAATGATTTAGAAGTAGAAGTTATAGATAAAGGAACACATTCTACAAAATCTGTCAATTATCCCGACTATGCTCATGCTGTGGCAACAGCCATAGAAAAAGGTGAAGCAACAACCGGAATACTAATTTGCGGCAGTGCTAACGGTGTTTGTATGACAGCTAATAAACACAAAAAAATAAGAGCTGCTATAGCTTGGAATCCAGAAATAGCTGCTTTAGCAAAGCAACATAATAATGCCAATATACTATGCTTACCGGCTCGCTTTACAAGTGCAAACAAAGCAAAAACTATAGTAAGTGCCTTTTTAGATACTGAATTTGAAGGTGGCAGACATCAAAAAAGAGTTGACTTGATATAA
- a CDS encoding OmpA family protein: MKKLSIVLLSVLLLSSCVTSKKYNQLEALSDKYLNDKQDCENRLRKMESNNDDCEQAKAKLQGEINTLKDEKAKNEQKISQLEGDVANYRNQTADLTESKSQLLAEATSNQQALNKALAEKEAELNRIAAQQKALDETLKKKESDLAQLQTEIALAQKENEAKNKRIGELEAQLKAKEEAIANLKTNVTNALKGFSSDEVQVTEKDGNLHVALSENLLFKSGSFTVDTKGEDAIKKIASVLNDADDFTIVVEGHTDNVPYNGTGQLKDNWDLSVKRATSVVRILTDGGVNPAEIAASGRGEFHPVKENDTKENKAANRRTEIILSPKLGKILDILNK, translated from the coding sequence ATGAAAAAATTAAGTATAGTTTTATTGAGTGTGTTGTTATTAAGTTCTTGTGTTACTTCTAAAAAGTATAATCAATTAGAAGCTTTAAGCGATAAATATTTGAATGACAAACAAGATTGTGAAAATAGATTACGCAAAATGGAGTCTAACAATGATGATTGTGAGCAAGCAAAAGCAAAACTTCAAGGCGAAATAAATACTTTAAAAGACGAAAAGGCTAAAAATGAACAGAAAATTAGTCAATTAGAAGGTGATGTAGCCAACTACCGAAATCAAACTGCCGATTTAACAGAATCTAAAAGTCAGTTGTTAGCAGAAGCTACTTCAAACCAACAAGCCTTAAACAAAGCCTTAGCTGAAAAAGAAGCTGAGTTAAACAGAATAGCGGCTCAACAAAAAGCTTTAGATGAAACTTTAAAGAAAAAAGAAAGTGATTTGGCTCAACTGCAAACAGAAATAGCTTTAGCTCAAAAAGAAAATGAAGCTAAAAATAAGCGTATAGGCGAATTAGAAGCCCAACTAAAAGCTAAAGAAGAAGCTATAGCTAATTTGAAAACTAATGTAACTAATGCTCTTAAAGGTTTTAGTAGCGATGAAGTTCAAGTAACAGAAAAAGATGGCAATTTGCACGTAGCTTTATCAGAAAATCTGTTGTTTAAATCGGGAAGTTTCACGGTTGACACAAAAGGAGAAGATGCTATTAAAAAAATAGCTAGCGTGCTAAATGATGCCGATGATTTTACGATAGTAGTAGAAGGACATACAGATAATGTACCCTACAACGGTACCGGGCAACTAAAAGACAACTGGGATTTGAGTGTAAAAAGAGCCACCTCGGTAGTGCGTATTTTAACGGATGGCGGTGTAAATCCTGCCGAAATAGCTGCAAGCGGTCGTGGAGAGTTTCACCCTGTAAAAGAAAATGATACAAAAGAGAACAAAGCGGCAAACCGAAGAACAGAGATAATTTTATCTCCTAAATTGGGCAAAATTTTAGATATTCTCAATAAATAA
- a CDS encoding IS982 family transposase, with protein MKKNILLAFYESSNRKVIEIFCELDDWCQIYERYLSISNKLALTTKPPPIACGLSISEIMSILVYYQLSHSKTFKHFYMDIVLEDMKNYFPKAPSYCQFVKLIDRALIPLATFLLKQGAKHKKGFYYADSKQLKVCHILREYQHKVFKQHATKGKSSTGWFFGFKLHLVINLYGEIVKFCFTPAHVADNNFDLMTHFLKDLQGKIYADKGYLSSKAWHELRNNGVQIITKLRKNMKNKLMDLQDKLFLLKRGLIESVFNVLTTVCDLEHSRHRNPINAFTHMVGSLVGYHFLDKKPKIRLHNKANSLLSIT; from the coding sequence TTGAAAAAAAACATTTTACTTGCTTTCTATGAAAGCAGTAACCGTAAAGTTATAGAAATATTTTGTGAATTGGATGATTGGTGTCAAATTTATGAACGCTATTTAAGTATAAGTAATAAACTTGCTTTAACAACAAAACCTCCTCCTATAGCGTGTGGATTGTCTATAAGTGAAATCATGTCCATATTGGTATATTATCAACTAAGCCACAGCAAAACATTTAAACATTTTTATATGGATATAGTACTTGAAGATATGAAAAATTATTTTCCTAAAGCACCATCTTATTGTCAGTTTGTAAAGCTCATTGATAGAGCACTGATTCCTTTGGCTACTTTTCTATTAAAGCAAGGAGCAAAGCACAAAAAAGGTTTTTATTATGCTGATAGTAAACAACTTAAGGTGTGTCATATTTTAAGGGAATATCAACACAAAGTGTTTAAACAACATGCCACAAAAGGCAAAAGTTCAACAGGATGGTTCTTTGGATTCAAGTTGCATTTAGTCATTAATTTATATGGCGAAATTGTAAAATTTTGTTTTACACCGGCACATGTTGCAGATAATAATTTTGATTTAATGACCCATTTTTTGAAAGATTTACAGGGTAAAATTTATGCCGATAAAGGATATCTATCTTCCAAGGCATGGCATGAGTTAAGAAATAATGGTGTGCAAATAATAACTAAATTGAGAAAAAACATGAAGAATAAATTAATGGATTTACAAGACAAACTTTTTTTATTAAAACGAGGGCTTATTGAGTCCGTTTTTAATGTTTTAACCACTGTTTGTGATCTTGAACATTCCAGACACAGAAATCCTATAAATGCTTTTACGCACATGGTCGGTTCTCTTGTAGGTTATCACTTTTTAGATAAAAAACCCAAAATCCGTCTACATAATAAAGCAAACTCCTTATTATCAATCACTTAA
- a CDS encoding metal-dependent transcriptional regulator, whose protein sequence is MTVSIENFIKAVYMQSKLPNADTKLGTIAGILNISNAAATDMARKLATKKLVIYTKYKPLALTNSGSKLALNVIRKHRLWEAFLHKTLNLSLHEIHLEAEELEHITSDFLADKIEQYLDYPSTDPHGDPIPKLNGNIETDKTQMLLSKADAGSFYEISRLFSSEKDFFEFCTANNIVVGATILVEKQYDATKMTAIKINENKILLNESFTNIIYVKQLINA, encoded by the coding sequence ATGACGGTTTCAATAGAAAATTTTATAAAAGCAGTTTATATGCAAAGTAAACTACCCAATGCCGATACAAAATTGGGTACAATAGCCGGCATACTTAACATATCTAATGCAGCGGCAACGGATATGGCAAGAAAACTGGCTACAAAAAAATTAGTTATTTATACCAAATATAAACCTTTAGCACTTACCAATTCGGGTAGTAAATTGGCTTTAAACGTTATACGCAAACACCGTTTGTGGGAAGCTTTTTTACATAAAACATTAAATTTATCGCTACATGAAATTCATTTAGAAGCAGAAGAATTAGAACATATAACTTCCGATTTTTTAGCCGATAAAATTGAACAATATTTGGATTATCCCTCTACCGACCCTCATGGCGATCCCATTCCTAAATTAAATGGAAATATAGAAACGGATAAAACTCAAATGCTTTTATCTAAAGCAGATGCTGGTAGTTTTTATGAAATTTCAAGACTTTTTAGCTCCGAAAAAGATTTTTTTGAATTTTGCACAGCTAATAATATAGTAGTTGGGGCTACTATTTTGGTAGAAAAACAATACGATGCTACCAAAATGACAGCAATAAAAATTAATGAGAATAAAATTTTATTAAATGAAAGCTTTACCAATATCATTTATGTTAAACAATTAATAAACGCATAA
- a CDS encoding helix-turn-helix transcriptional regulator has translation MATKRLNRIRVVLAEQNRKHKWLADKLGKNASTISLWCNNTRQPSLETLEEIAKVLNVDIRQLLNTTKE, from the coding sequence TTGGCTACAAAAAGATTAAATAGAATTCGTGTTGTTTTAGCCGAACAGAACCGAAAACACAAGTGGCTTGCAGACAAATTGGGCAAAAACGCATCAACTATTTCATTGTGGTGCAACAACACAAGACAACCATCTTTGGAAACTCTTGAAGAAATTGCCAAAGTGCTGAATGTGGACATTCGCCAACTTTTAAATACTACAAAAGAATGA
- a CDS encoding DNA cytosine methyltransferase — protein MRGKHTYIDLFAGCGGLSLGLNRSEWKGLFAIEKSPHAFQTLEHNLIEKINHFEWPKWLPQMAHDINEVIENYSEKLKKLQGKVTLIAGGPPCQGFSIAGQRNEKDERNSLINSYIEFVSLVKPKLIFFENVKGFTMEFKNNKQKGKKYSQIVTDKLTQEGYNVYGQLVNFGDYGIPQKRTRFILVGIRNDIKNSSVEKAKSFFNLIENNKFSFLTEKELSVKPTIEEALSDLIRSKKTTETPDRKGFTSGFYHKTKSNYQRFARKENENAKIPNSHSFTKHSQKVIERLSYVQSLSTECKNISDDLKKQIGLSTQVLVPLQPKEQAPTVTSHPDDMIHYCEPRILTVRECARLQSFPDWFDFKGKYTTGGKLRKMEVPRYTQVGNAIPPLFGEQAGLILKQLI, from the coding sequence ATGAGAGGTAAACATACATATATTGACCTGTTTGCCGGTTGTGGCGGACTATCACTTGGACTAAATCGTTCTGAATGGAAGGGCTTGTTTGCGATTGAAAAAAGCCCACACGCTTTTCAAACGTTAGAACATAACTTGATTGAAAAAATAAATCATTTTGAGTGGCCTAAATGGTTGCCACAAATGGCTCACGATATAAATGAAGTCATTGAGAACTATTCGGAAAAATTAAAAAAACTACAAGGTAAAGTAACGCTAATTGCAGGTGGACCACCTTGTCAGGGGTTTTCCATTGCCGGACAAAGAAATGAAAAAGACGAACGCAACAGTTTAATCAATTCATACATTGAGTTTGTTTCGTTAGTAAAACCTAAACTTATCTTTTTTGAGAATGTAAAAGGTTTTACAATGGAGTTTAAAAACAATAAACAAAAAGGGAAAAAATACTCTCAAATTGTTACCGATAAATTAACTCAAGAGGGCTATAACGTTTATGGACAATTGGTCAATTTTGGAGATTACGGAATTCCACAAAAGCGAACACGCTTTATTCTTGTTGGTATTAGAAACGACATCAAAAATTCGAGCGTAGAAAAAGCAAAAAGCTTTTTCAATCTCATTGAAAACAACAAATTTTCTTTTTTAACTGAAAAAGAACTTTCCGTAAAACCAACAATCGAAGAAGCACTTTCAGATTTAATTCGCAGCAAAAAAACGACTGAAACACCTGACAGAAAAGGATTTACGAGCGGATTTTATCATAAAACAAAATCCAACTATCAACGATTTGCCCGAAAGGAAAATGAAAATGCCAAAATTCCCAATAGCCATAGTTTCACTAAACATTCCCAAAAAGTAATTGAGCGTTTGAGTTATGTCCAATCTCTTTCAACAGAATGTAAAAACATATCGGATGATTTGAAAAAACAAATCGGACTTTCCACACAGGTTTTAGTTCCGCTACAACCAAAGGAACAAGCTCCTACGGTTACTTCACATCCTGACGATATGATACATTATTGCGAACCTCGTATTTTGACAGTTCGAGAATGTGCCAGATTACAAAGTTTTCCCGATTGGTTTGACTTTAAAGGAAAATATACTACGGGTGGAAAATTGCGAAAAATGGAAGTTCCCAGATATACACAGGTTGGAAATGCAATTCCACCGCTATTTGGCGAACAGGCAGGATTGATTTTAAAACAACTCATTTAA
- a CDS encoding TonB-dependent receptor codes for MKEKYYILLLLLNASICLNYSYGQISDTTFLLPEVMVQENKERTYPTGATFTVFNSLNQTDNSYKTLAEVLKNDNSVYIKSYGNYSIATASIRGAGASQNLVLWNGLPIESPTLGQLDLSLIPLSFVNKASVVKGGNSTSWGSAAIGGTISLENTADYNQNIAIKYHSSIGSFGNLVQNLSLSLGNKFVQSKTQILYINAKNDIKFRRAENQDWERQTNATFNQKALMQSLHFKLNNKNQLNFYAWLQDAYKEIPATTVQNKSLANQTDNAVRIMGNWLFTPKLFKAKISSGFFRENQHFKDPITEDEGVNNFDKILGDIELSYTLKKQHIFWFNNTHNYTIAYTKSYEEKKKLYRLGFVLGYKFLHKKVDFQFSLREEMNLKKWIAPSPLLGVEYKPTKYLSIKSKITRDYRFPTFNDLYWTPGGNINLKPEQGWSEEIGLTFNKKLKNHELSISSTYFNRNINNWIMWIPPESGFIWEAHNVAKVWSWGVENNAKYTYSNKNIKTSYAINFDYTSSTYQIDLAMPKVEKGDQLLYTPKFRIQNNIQFSYKNFNVGLEHFYISQSNGVNENVAAYNICNIKLKQNFNHKKVSGSVFLHINNILNKEYYVIERRPIAGINFQTGINIFFNYKKQSS; via the coding sequence TTGAAAGAAAAATACTACATATTATTACTGTTGCTAAATGCTTCTATTTGCTTAAATTATAGTTACGGTCAAATAAGCGACACTACTTTTCTGCTACCTGAAGTTATGGTACAGGAAAATAAAGAAAGAACCTACCCTACCGGTGCAACTTTTACTGTTTTTAATAGCTTAAACCAAACGGATAATTCATACAAAACCTTAGCCGAAGTATTAAAAAATGACAATAGCGTTTATATTAAATCTTATGGCAATTATTCTATAGCTACAGCCAGTATCAGAGGTGCCGGAGCTTCTCAAAATTTAGTACTTTGGAACGGACTTCCTATTGAAAGCCCTACTTTAGGACAATTAGATTTAAGTTTAATCCCTCTATCGTTCGTAAATAAAGCAAGTGTAGTAAAAGGTGGCAATTCTACATCGTGGGGAAGTGCAGCCATAGGTGGAACTATTTCCTTAGAAAATACCGCAGATTACAACCAAAACATAGCTATAAAATACCATAGCTCTATTGGTAGTTTTGGAAATTTAGTGCAAAATTTAAGTCTTTCTTTAGGTAATAAATTTGTGCAAAGCAAAACTCAAATTTTATACATAAATGCCAAAAATGACATAAAATTTAGGCGTGCCGAAAATCAAGATTGGGAAAGACAAACTAATGCCACTTTTAATCAAAAAGCGTTAATGCAGTCATTGCATTTTAAACTCAATAACAAAAACCAACTAAATTTTTATGCTTGGCTACAAGATGCTTACAAAGAAATACCTGCTACAACCGTGCAAAACAAAAGTTTAGCCAATCAAACCGACAATGCTGTTAGAATTATGGGCAATTGGTTATTTACCCCAAAACTTTTTAAAGCAAAAATTAGTAGCGGATTTTTTAGAGAAAATCAGCATTTTAAAGATCCTATTACGGAAGATGAAGGTGTCAATAATTTTGACAAAATTTTAGGCGACATTGAATTAAGCTACACCCTAAAAAAACAACATATTTTTTGGTTTAACAATACTCACAACTATACTATAGCTTATACTAAATCTTATGAAGAAAAGAAAAAACTGTATCGTTTAGGTTTTGTTTTGGGCTATAAATTTTTACACAAAAAAGTAGATTTCCAATTCTCTTTAAGAGAAGAAATGAACTTAAAAAAATGGATAGCACCCAGCCCACTTTTAGGCGTTGAATACAAACCTACTAAGTATTTAAGCATAAAATCTAAAATTACAAGAGACTACCGTTTCCCTACTTTTAATGACCTATATTGGACGCCCGGTGGCAATATAAATTTAAAACCAGAACAAGGTTGGAGTGAAGAAATAGGTTTAACTTTTAATAAAAAACTTAAAAATCACGAATTAAGTATCAGTAGCACGTATTTTAATAGAAATATTAACAATTGGATTATGTGGATTCCGCCAGAAAGCGGTTTTATTTGGGAAGCTCATAATGTAGCAAAAGTTTGGTCGTGGGGCGTTGAAAATAATGCTAAATACACCTACTCCAATAAAAACATTAAAACATCTTACGCCATAAATTTTGATTATACTTCTTCAACTTATCAAATAGATTTGGCTATGCCAAAAGTTGAAAAAGGAGACCAATTACTTTATACCCCAAAATTTAGAATACAAAACAACATTCAGTTTTCTTACAAAAATTTTAATGTCGGACTTGAGCATTTTTATATAAGCCAAAGCAATGGCGTAAATGAAAATGTAGCTGCTTACAATATTTGTAACATCAAACTGAAACAAAATTTTAACCATAAAAAAGTGAGTGGCTCAGTTTTCTTACATATCAATAACATATTAAACAAAGAATACTATGTAATAGAAAGAAGACCAATAGCAGGCATTAATTTTCAAACAGGAATAAACATATTTTTCAATTATAAAAAACAATCATCATGA
- a CDS encoding metal-dependent transcriptional regulator → MDTIKIQAATTLLIGIAIIIGLIWFFWPKKGGWALISKLKENNQRVLLEDALKFIFDCEYKKIDCNINTLAGHLNISMDKASKLLERLTALELVKLNNQTVKLTDEGRSYALRIIRIHRVWEYYLAEKTSVAPSDWHDEACEIEHTLTDEEIDKLAASMGNPVYDPHGDPIPTSEGKIPKHKGLRLSTLQEGDMGRITHLEDEPKNIYEQLLVLGLYPGMQVYVTDVTDKKISFAADGEECTLTPLFAGYITVEKIDVTQPTKYELLSSLKVGENAEILAISPNCRGQQRRRLMDLGVVPGSQVSAVIKSASGDPVGYRIMGTTIGIRKQHADQVFINRKIEENEYTA, encoded by the coding sequence ATGGATACTATAAAAATACAAGCCGCCACTACTCTACTCATAGGCATTGCCATTATTATTGGCTTAATTTGGTTTTTTTGGCCTAAAAAAGGAGGCTGGGCTCTTATCAGTAAATTAAAAGAAAACAACCAACGGGTATTATTAGAAGATGCTTTAAAATTTATTTTTGACTGTGAATACAAAAAAATAGATTGCAATATTAATACTCTTGCTGGGCACTTAAATATTTCTATGGATAAAGCCAGCAAGCTTTTGGAAAGATTAACTGCTTTAGAATTAGTTAAACTCAATAATCAAACGGTAAAATTAACAGATGAAGGGCGGTCTTATGCCTTGCGTATTATAAGAATACACAGAGTGTGGGAATATTATTTAGCTGAAAAAACAAGTGTAGCTCCTTCAGATTGGCACGATGAAGCCTGCGAAATAGAACACACTTTAACAGACGAAGAAATTGATAAACTGGCAGCAAGCATGGGCAATCCTGTTTACGACCCACATGGCGACCCTATTCCTACATCCGAAGGAAAAATACCTAAACACAAAGGATTAAGACTAAGCACCTTGCAAGAAGGCGATATGGGCAGAATTACCCACTTAGAAGATGAACCAAAAAACATTTATGAGCAACTGCTGGTGTTAGGATTGTACCCAGGTATGCAAGTTTATGTTACAGATGTTACGGATAAAAAAATAAGCTTTGCTGCAGACGGAGAAGAATGTACTTTAACACCTCTTTTTGCAGGATACATTACAGTAGAAAAAATTGATGTAACACAGCCAACTAAGTACGAATTATTATCATCGCTTAAAGTGGGCGAAAATGCCGAAATTTTAGCTATATCTCCAAATTGCAGAGGACAGCAAAGAAGACGCTTAATGGATTTAGGTGTTGTACCGGGCAGCCAAGTTTCGGCAGTAATAAAAAGTGCCTCTGGCGACCCTGTAGGATACCGAATAATGGGTACTACCATTGGCATAAGAAAACAGCATGCCGACCAAGTATTTATTAACCGAAAAATAGAAGAGAATGAGTACACAGCATAA
- the tatC gene encoding twin-arginine translocase subunit TatC: MEEEKEMSFFDHLEELRWHLVRVVIAVIIFSILAFIFKEFIFDKVIFAPTHSNFISYEYWCLLIKKLNLSESLCLGNNTFEIINTEMAGQFMVHIKIALGLGVILAFPYMVWEAWRFISPALKINELRASRTAILISASLFFIGVLFGYFVLTPFSLDFLAKYNVSNIVSNMFSLTNYINFVGTLVLASGIMFQMPILVFLLAKIGLVSATLMKNYWRYAFLICMILAAIITPPDVASMIMVGIPLFGLYLLSIFVAQKVNP, encoded by the coding sequence TTGGAAGAAGAAAAAGAAATGTCGTTTTTTGACCACCTTGAAGAGTTAAGGTGGCATTTGGTAAGGGTAGTTATAGCCGTTATTATATTTTCTATATTAGCTTTTATTTTTAAAGAATTTATTTTTGACAAAGTAATATTTGCACCTACTCATTCTAATTTTATTTCCTACGAATATTGGTGTTTGCTCATAAAAAAGCTTAACTTATCAGAAAGTTTGTGTTTAGGAAACAATACTTTTGAAATAATAAATACCGAAATGGCGGGGCAATTTATGGTACACATAAAAATAGCTTTAGGATTAGGTGTTATATTGGCTTTTCCATATATGGTTTGGGAAGCATGGCGTTTTATAAGTCCTGCGTTAAAAATAAATGAGTTGAGAGCTTCAAGAACGGCTATTTTAATAAGTGCTTCTTTATTTTTCATTGGCGTATTATTTGGATATTTTGTACTAACGCCTTTTTCTTTAGATTTTTTAGCCAAATACAACGTAAGTAATATAGTTTCCAATATGTTTTCGCTTACTAATTATATAAATTTTGTAGGCACATTAGTATTAGCCAGTGGCATTATGTTTCAAATGCCCATTTTAGTTTTTTTGTTAGCTAAAATAGGCTTAGTAAGTGCCACTTTAATGAAAAATTATTGGCGTTATGCCTTTTTAATTTGCATGATATTAGCAGCCATAATAACACCTCCCGATGTAGCCTCTATGATAATGGTAGGTATTCCATTGTTTGGCTTATATTTATTGAGTATATTTGTGGCACAAAAAGTAAACCCCTAA